A region from the Nocardioides exalbidus genome encodes:
- a CDS encoding BlaI/MecI/CopY family transcriptional regulator codes for MSPRSRMGELEQAVLETLWDSAGPASGRQVHERLADRDLAYTTVMTVLDRLVAKDVVARERDGRAFRYAPRRSRAAMTADLMHEALQGTGADRDQALVSFVGEASADDLAALRRALADLT; via the coding sequence ATGAGTCCGAGGTCGCGCATGGGTGAGCTGGAGCAGGCCGTGCTGGAGACCCTCTGGGACAGCGCCGGTCCCGCCAGCGGCCGGCAGGTCCACGAGCGCCTCGCCGACCGCGACCTCGCCTACACGACCGTGATGACGGTGCTCGACCGGCTGGTCGCCAAGGACGTCGTCGCCCGCGAGCGCGACGGCCGCGCCTTCCGCTACGCACCGCGCCGCAGCCGGGCCGCGATGACCGCCGACCTCATGCACGAGGCGCTCCAGGGCACCGGCGCCGACCGCGACCAGGCCCTCGTGTCGTTCGTCGGCGAGGCCAGCGCCGACGACCTCGCCGCCCTGCGGCGCGCCCTCGCCGACCTGACCTGA
- a CDS encoding helix-turn-helix domain-containing protein has product MSTMIDDHEVHEDAAGPVPAAVPDHVEVRRHAGVAAGVGLTASAVAIAYFGRATQSGSALDWAFVVAMGLLGAYWLVGLVDARTPLLVADAQGIRIRLGRTWRGLPWTAVHHVEHTPRRGLLRDGRLVVVPHNLELIESELTGAGKRHTTFSRLLHGAPFAVPLGLSTRVVGAGDDLTGALGRVARDASQIVVLEPTVEDEITEDEVVEDEVVVEVPVVASPTPAALRETGVARRSEVRRDFVPADDADLDDEPVGRELRSPGRVSLVEETQSWGDRVRAIARAGEPVEPLVLDDFEVEPAEDPVIGPELAAARTRLGLTVDQLADRTRIRPHVIEAVEVDDFEPCGGDFYARGHLRTLARVLGIDVAPLLASYDERYAHAPINPRRVFEAELATGANGSIRGTRGGPNWSVLVAVVMAVVLAWSIARLVMDTPPDVRGNTPVLNGSGGPQGTGNAAPADPVAVVVTAPSGGAQVVVRDGTGEEVFKGNLAVGQTRELEASPPVRVMSTDGSVTVSLAGGDARAVGEPGVAGQGTYVVD; this is encoded by the coding sequence ATGAGCACGATGATCGACGACCACGAGGTCCACGAGGATGCCGCAGGCCCGGTGCCTGCCGCCGTCCCCGACCACGTGGAGGTACGCCGCCACGCCGGCGTCGCCGCCGGGGTCGGCCTGACCGCCTCGGCGGTCGCCATCGCCTACTTCGGTCGCGCGACCCAGTCCGGCTCGGCCCTCGACTGGGCCTTCGTCGTGGCGATGGGGCTGCTCGGCGCCTACTGGCTCGTGGGCCTCGTCGACGCGCGCACGCCGCTGCTGGTCGCGGACGCCCAGGGCATCCGGATCCGGCTCGGGCGCACCTGGCGCGGCCTGCCGTGGACCGCGGTGCACCACGTCGAGCACACGCCGCGCCGGGGCCTGCTCCGCGACGGCCGCCTCGTGGTGGTGCCGCACAACCTCGAGCTGATCGAGTCCGAGCTGACCGGTGCGGGCAAGCGCCACACCACCTTCTCCCGGCTGCTGCACGGCGCCCCGTTCGCCGTGCCGCTGGGGCTGTCCACGCGTGTCGTCGGCGCCGGTGACGACCTCACCGGGGCGCTCGGCCGGGTCGCCCGCGACGCCAGCCAGATCGTCGTGCTCGAGCCCACCGTCGAGGACGAGATCACCGAGGACGAGGTCGTCGAGGACGAGGTCGTCGTCGAGGTGCCCGTGGTCGCGAGCCCGACGCCCGCCGCCCTCCGCGAGACCGGTGTGGCGCGGCGTTCGGAGGTCCGCCGCGACTTCGTGCCCGCCGACGACGCGGACCTCGACGACGAGCCCGTCGGGCGCGAGCTGCGCAGCCCCGGCCGGGTGAGCCTGGTCGAGGAGACCCAGTCGTGGGGCGACCGCGTCCGCGCGATCGCCCGTGCCGGCGAGCCCGTCGAGCCGCTGGTGCTCGACGACTTCGAGGTCGAGCCGGCCGAGGACCCGGTCATCGGGCCGGAGCTCGCCGCGGCCCGCACCCGGCTCGGACTGACGGTCGACCAGCTCGCCGATCGCACCCGCATCCGTCCCCATGTGATCGAGGCCGTCGAGGTCGACGACTTCGAGCCGTGCGGTGGCGACTTCTACGCCCGCGGGCACCTGCGCACCCTGGCCCGGGTGCTCGGCATCGACGTGGCCCCGCTGCTGGCGTCGTACGACGAGCGCTACGCCCACGCCCCGATCAACCCGCGCCGGGTCTTCGAGGCCGAGCTGGCGACCGGTGCGAACGGTTCGATCCGCGGCACCCGCGGTGGCCCGAACTGGTCGGTCCTCGTCGCCGTCGTGATGGCGGTGGTGCTCGCCTGGTCGATCGCCCGGCTGGTGATGGACACCCCGCCCGACGTGCGTGGCAACACCCCGGTCCTCAACGGCTCCGGCGGTCCGCAGGGCACGGGCAACGCCGCGCCCGCCGACCCGGTCGCCGTCGTGGTGACGGCGCCGTCCGGCGGCGCCCAGGTCGTCGTCCGCGACGGCACGGGCGAGGAGGTCTTCAAGGGCAACCTGGCCGTGGGGCAGACGCGCGAGCTCGAGGCGTCCCCTCCGGTCCGCGTGATGTCCACCGACGGCTCCGTCACCGTCTCCCTCGCCGGCGGCGACGCCCGCGCGGTCGGCGAGCCCGGCGTCGCCGGGCAGGGGACCTACGTCGTCGACTGA
- a CDS encoding FtsK/SpoIIIE family DNA translocase: MATRTSSPPGSRSSSTSKKGSSTRSRSTSKRPAPRSTAKGRSRSSASSRPAPRAVRSGQGPVARSFGALFRGVAAVWLGIAHGLGAVARSIGQSARDLDPEHRRDGAGLFLIGVAMVVAAAVWWQLPGGVMELARSVTAGAVGKVGWFVPLFLVYAGWRTLRDPERNGPVGRQVIGWVAFGLGLLGIVHIANGNPQPVLGDASNLQEAGGAVGYVTSSLLLDLMQTPYVVVPLLVLLAVFGILIITATPVYQIPVKLAALRDKALGRTSVEEAAADEPTKPVRARRRSMLDEDVDPDMGDPAYDSPVLSDRELKKRRRKKPVLDGAEEPSEDYGIDLFADPIGADAPTEVTPAVGKDDTGKVEPPPHTPLPARVEQLALSGDITYSLPDNSALKPGSVHKARSKASDAVVERLMQVMDEFGIDATVTGYTRGPTVTRYEVELGPAVKVEKVTALSKNIAYAVASADVRILSPIPGKSAIGIEIPNTDKEIVSLGDVLRSTTARSDHHPMVAGLGKDVEGGFVVANMAKMPHLLVAGATGSGKSSFINSLITSILMRSTPDEVRMIMVDPKRVELNAYEGVPHLITPIITNPKKAAEALAWVVREMDMRYDDLANFGFRHIDDFNKAVRAGKVEVPAGSERTLTPYPYLLVIVDELADLMMVAPRDVEDSVVRITQLARAAGIHLVLATQRPSVDVVTGLIKANVPSRLAFATSSLGDSRVILDQPGAEKLVGQGDGLFLPMGSSKPVRVQGAWVTEAEIHAVVKHCKDQLEPTYVEDVTAPKESKRDLDDDIGDDMELVVQAIELVVSTQFGSTSMLQRKLRVGFAKAGRLMDIMESRGVVGPSEGSKARDVLVKPDELDSVIATLEGGA, translated from the coding sequence ATGGCGACCCGTACGTCTTCCCCGCCGGGGTCGCGGAGCTCGAGCACGTCCAAGAAGGGTTCGAGCACCCGATCACGGAGTACCAGCAAGCGCCCGGCCCCTCGCAGCACTGCGAAGGGCCGGAGCCGATCGAGCGCGTCCTCGCGCCCTGCCCCGCGCGCCGTGCGCAGCGGGCAGGGTCCGGTGGCACGGTCCTTCGGCGCGCTCTTCCGCGGCGTCGCCGCCGTGTGGCTGGGCATCGCCCACGGCCTCGGCGCGGTCGCCCGGTCGATCGGGCAGTCCGCGCGTGACCTCGACCCCGAGCACCGTCGCGACGGTGCCGGCCTGTTCCTCATCGGCGTCGCGATGGTCGTCGCCGCCGCCGTGTGGTGGCAGCTCCCCGGTGGCGTCATGGAGCTCGCCCGCTCCGTCACCGCCGGCGCGGTGGGCAAGGTCGGCTGGTTCGTCCCGCTCTTCCTCGTCTACGCCGGCTGGCGCACCTTGCGCGACCCCGAGCGCAACGGTCCGGTGGGCCGCCAGGTGATCGGCTGGGTCGCCTTCGGCCTCGGCCTGCTCGGCATCGTGCACATCGCCAACGGCAACCCACAGCCCGTCCTGGGCGACGCCTCCAACCTCCAGGAGGCCGGGGGAGCGGTCGGCTACGTCACCTCGAGCCTGCTGCTCGACCTCATGCAGACGCCCTACGTCGTCGTTCCGCTCCTGGTGCTGCTCGCCGTCTTCGGCATCCTGATCATCACCGCCACGCCGGTCTACCAGATCCCGGTCAAGCTCGCCGCGCTGCGTGACAAGGCCCTCGGCCGCACCTCAGTCGAGGAGGCCGCCGCGGACGAGCCGACGAAGCCGGTGCGCGCCCGCCGCCGCTCGATGCTCGACGAGGACGTCGACCCCGACATGGGCGACCCCGCCTACGACAGCCCGGTCCTGTCGGACCGCGAGCTCAAGAAGCGTCGGCGGAAGAAGCCCGTGCTCGACGGCGCGGAGGAGCCGAGCGAGGACTACGGCATCGACCTCTTCGCCGACCCGATCGGCGCCGACGCGCCGACCGAGGTCACGCCCGCCGTGGGCAAGGACGACACCGGCAAGGTCGAGCCGCCGCCGCACACCCCGCTCCCCGCGCGCGTCGAGCAGCTCGCTCTGTCCGGCGACATCACGTACTCGCTCCCCGACAACTCCGCGCTCAAGCCCGGTTCGGTGCACAAGGCGCGGTCGAAGGCGAGCGACGCGGTCGTCGAGCGACTCATGCAGGTGATGGACGAGTTCGGCATCGACGCCACGGTCACCGGCTACACCCGCGGCCCGACCGTCACCCGCTACGAGGTCGAGCTCGGCCCGGCGGTCAAGGTGGAGAAGGTCACGGCGCTGTCCAAGAACATCGCCTACGCCGTCGCCTCCGCCGACGTGCGGATCCTCAGCCCGATCCCCGGCAAGTCGGCGATCGGCATCGAGATCCCCAACACGGACAAGGAGATCGTCTCCCTCGGCGACGTGCTCCGGTCCACCACGGCCCGCTCGGACCACCACCCGATGGTGGCGGGACTCGGCAAGGACGTCGAGGGCGGCTTCGTGGTGGCCAACATGGCCAAGATGCCGCACCTCCTCGTCGCCGGAGCCACCGGCTCGGGAAAGTCGTCGTTCATCAACTCGCTGATCACCTCGATCCTGATGCGCTCCACGCCCGACGAGGTGCGGATGATCATGGTCGACCCGAAGCGGGTCGAGCTCAACGCCTACGAGGGCGTGCCGCACCTGATCACGCCGATCATCACGAACCCGAAGAAGGCCGCCGAGGCGCTGGCCTGGGTCGTGCGCGAGATGGACATGCGCTACGACGACCTGGCCAACTTCGGCTTCCGCCACATCGACGACTTCAACAAGGCCGTCCGGGCCGGGAAGGTCGAGGTCCCGGCGGGCAGCGAGCGCACGCTGACGCCGTACCCCTATCTCCTCGTCATCGTCGACGAGCTCGCCGACCTGATGATGGTCGCGCCGCGCGACGTGGAGGACTCGGTCGTCCGCATCACCCAGCTCGCCCGCGCCGCCGGCATCCACCTGGTGCTGGCCACGCAGCGACCGTCGGTCGACGTCGTCACCGGCCTGATCAAGGCCAACGTGCCGTCGCGACTGGCGTTCGCGACCAGCTCGCTGGGCGACAGCCGGGTCATCCTCGACCAGCCGGGAGCCGAGAAGCTGGTCGGCCAGGGTGACGGCCTCTTCCTGCCGATGGGCTCCTCGAAGCCCGTGCGTGTGCAGGGTGCGTGGGTCACCGAGGCCGAGATCCACGCGGTCGTCAAGCACTGCAAGGACCAGCTCGAGCCGACCTACGTCGAGGACGTGACGGCGCCGAAGGAGTCCAAGCGCGACCTCGACGACGACATCGGCGACGACATGGAGCTGGTCGTCCAGGCGATCGAGCTCGTCGTGTCGACGCAGTTCGGCTCGACGTCGATGCTTCAGCGCAAGCTGCGCGTCGGTTTCGCCAAGGCCGGGCGACTGATGGACATCATGGAGAGCCGTGGTGTCGTCGGCCCGAGCGAGGGCTCGAAGGCGCGTGACGTCCTGGTCAAGCCGGACGAGCTCGATTCCGTGATCGCCACGTTGGAGGGGGGAGCCTGA
- a CDS encoding M56 family metallopeptidase, with protein MLTPVLLGALAVLLAGPFPSLLSRWSRLRRTPAAAMLLWQSTALAAVLAALGAGLSLATDRLWTPPIATADLVVAVLAGALTLIVLARLLLSAHRTGTELRRMRRRHRERVDLVARVDGGVSVLEHDLPVAYCVPGMTGSRIVVSRSTLTRLTPDELGAVLDHERSHLRARHDLVLEAFAVLHRAFPRWVASGAAQHEVEVLVEVLADRAAVRSGDRRALLAALVTLAGSAAPAGSLGSAGSSLVARVEVLRDDEPHRLQSVSAVVLAAAILALPTVLVVLPWLTGLRD; from the coding sequence GTGCTCACCCCTGTCCTGCTGGGGGCACTCGCCGTGCTGCTGGCCGGACCCTTCCCCTCGCTGCTGTCGCGCTGGTCGCGCCTGAGACGTACGCCGGCCGCGGCGATGCTGTTGTGGCAGAGCACCGCGCTTGCCGCCGTCCTGGCGGCCCTCGGCGCCGGGCTCTCGCTGGCGACCGACCGGCTCTGGACCCCGCCGATCGCGACCGCCGACCTCGTCGTCGCCGTCCTCGCCGGGGCGTTGACGCTGATCGTCCTGGCCCGGCTGCTCCTCAGCGCGCACCGCACCGGCACCGAGCTGCGACGGATGCGCCGGCGCCACCGCGAGCGCGTCGACCTCGTGGCCCGCGTCGACGGGGGAGTGTCGGTGCTAGAGCACGACCTGCCGGTCGCCTACTGCGTGCCCGGGATGACCGGCTCGCGGATCGTCGTCTCCCGCTCGACGCTCACCCGCCTCACGCCCGACGAGCTCGGTGCCGTCCTCGACCACGAGCGCTCGCACCTGCGCGCGCGTCACGACCTGGTCCTCGAGGCCTTCGCCGTGCTGCACCGTGCCTTCCCGCGCTGGGTCGCGAGCGGTGCCGCCCAGCACGAGGTCGAGGTGCTGGTGGAGGTCCTCGCCGACCGCGCCGCCGTACGCTCCGGCGACCGGCGCGCGCTCCTGGCCGCGCTGGTCACGCTCGCGGGCTCGGCGGCGCCCGCGGGCTCGCTGGGCTCGGCCGGGTCGTCACTGGTGGCGCGCGTCGAGGTGCTCCGTGACGACGAGCCGCACCGGCTCCAGTCGGTCTCCGCGGTGGTGCTCGCGGCGGCGATCCTGGCGCTCCCCACGGTCCTGGTCGTGCTGCCCTGGCTGACGGGGCTGCGGGACTAG
- a CDS encoding cytochrome ubiquinol oxidase subunit I, which yields MEVLDIARWQFGIITVYHFLFVPLSIGLTAVIAGLETAWVRTRNEDYLRLTKFFGKLFLINFAIGVVTGIVQEFQFGMNWSDYSRFVGDVFGAPLAIEGLLAFFMESTFLGLWIFGWDKLPRGLHAACMWTVHVGTLASSWFILAANSWMQHPVGYRFNEESGRAELTDFWAVMFNKVQLVTFPHVIFAAYMTAGAFLLGVSAYLYMRRKHEADRPMYHRAIRIGAAITLLAGIGVAVTGDLQGKVMTEVQPMKMAAAEGLYETSEGCAPFSVLTVGTPDGEHEKFAITVPCLLSFLGTGSFDGTVQGINPLKEEYSQTYGEADYTPVIPVTYWSFRFMMGLGMFAAAGAALILWLTRRGRTPSVRWVGWLGLSLPIATTLASSWGWIFTEMGRQPWVVFGLMRTEDAVSPGVSVFEAATSLIVLTLLYAVLFVIEMKLLVTYIRKGADPFVEPPDVTVGGADDDRPLTFAY from the coding sequence ATGGAAGTCCTCGACATCGCTCGCTGGCAGTTCGGGATCATCACCGTCTACCACTTCCTCTTCGTCCCGCTCTCCATCGGACTGACCGCCGTCATCGCCGGCCTGGAGACCGCGTGGGTGCGCACCCGCAACGAGGACTACCTCCGGCTGACGAAGTTCTTCGGCAAGCTCTTCCTCATCAACTTCGCCATCGGCGTGGTGACCGGGATCGTGCAGGAGTTCCAGTTCGGGATGAACTGGTCGGACTACTCCCGCTTCGTCGGCGACGTGTTCGGCGCACCGCTCGCGATCGAGGGCCTGCTGGCCTTCTTCATGGAGTCGACCTTCCTCGGCCTGTGGATCTTCGGCTGGGACAAGCTCCCCCGGGGCCTGCACGCGGCCTGCATGTGGACCGTGCACGTGGGCACGCTCGCCTCGTCGTGGTTCATCCTCGCGGCCAACTCGTGGATGCAGCACCCGGTCGGCTACCGCTTCAACGAGGAGTCGGGTCGCGCCGAGCTCACCGACTTCTGGGCGGTGATGTTCAACAAGGTCCAGCTGGTGACGTTCCCGCACGTGATCTTCGCCGCCTACATGACCGCCGGCGCCTTCCTGCTCGGCGTCTCGGCGTACCTCTACATGAGGCGGAAGCACGAGGCCGACCGCCCGATGTACCACCGGGCCATCCGCATCGGCGCCGCGATCACCCTGCTGGCGGGCATCGGCGTGGCCGTCACCGGCGACCTCCAGGGCAAGGTGATGACCGAGGTCCAGCCGATGAAGATGGCGGCCGCCGAGGGGCTCTACGAGACCAGCGAGGGCTGTGCACCGTTCTCGGTCCTCACGGTCGGCACGCCCGACGGTGAGCACGAGAAGTTCGCGATCACGGTGCCGTGCCTGCTGTCCTTCCTCGGCACCGGCTCCTTCGACGGCACGGTGCAGGGCATCAACCCGCTCAAGGAGGAGTACTCCCAGACCTACGGCGAGGCCGACTACACGCCCGTCATCCCGGTGACCTACTGGTCCTTCCGCTTCATGATGGGCCTCGGCATGTTCGCCGCCGCGGGCGCCGCGCTGATCCTGTGGCTGACCCGCAGGGGGCGTACGCCGTCGGTGCGGTGGGTGGGCTGGCTCGGGCTGTCGCTGCCGATCGCGACCACGCTGGCCTCCTCGTGGGGCTGGATCTTCACCGAGATGGGCCGCCAGCCCTGGGTGGTGTTCGGCCTGATGCGCACCGAGGACGCCGTCTCCCCCGGCGTCTCGGTCTTCGAGGCCGCCACCTCGCTGATCGTGCTGACGCTCCTCTACGCCGTCCTGTTCGTGATCGAGATGAAGCTCCTCGTCACCTACATCAGGAAGGGCGCCGACCCCTTCGTCGAACCGCCGGACGTCACGGTCGGCGGCGCCGACGACGACCGTCCCCTGACCTTCGCCTACTGA
- a CDS encoding universal stress protein has protein sequence MTVLLGYDESPGSEAALAAAIEVATKFGEDLVLVYGAAPPGGMGDEARVHREALMEMGRTATARALSLAQDAGIETTVRLVDAKPADALVQVGDELDATVIVVGTAGDSPFRGALLGSTPHKLLHLANRPVLCVPVGR, from the coding sequence ATGACCGTGCTGCTGGGCTACGACGAGTCCCCCGGGTCGGAGGCCGCGCTGGCCGCCGCGATCGAGGTGGCGACCAAGTTCGGCGAGGACCTGGTCCTCGTCTACGGTGCCGCGCCACCCGGCGGGATGGGCGACGAGGCGCGCGTGCACCGCGAGGCGCTGATGGAGATGGGGCGTACGGCGACCGCGCGCGCCCTGTCGCTCGCGCAGGACGCTGGCATCGAGACCACCGTCCGGCTGGTCGACGCGAAGCCGGCCGACGCCCTCGTGCAGGTCGGCGACGAGCTCGACGCGACCGTCATCGTCGTCGGCACCGCGGGCGACAGCCCCTTCCGCGGCGCGCTCCTCGGCTCCACGCCCCACAAGCTGCTGCACCTGGCCAACCGCCCGGTGCTCTGCGTGCCCGTCGGGCGCTGA
- a CDS encoding M4 family metallopeptidase, with protein sequence MKLLNRGLALAVVGAGLAALPTLGMQASAAPSADASLLSQLRNQADRSVTVTDQAASGEIGFVRTKGDLMPARQASDATSAGAKADAYVDKYASLFGARSGELTQTGVSTTPYGWTVSYQQSYKGVPVWAGELKAHVADDGDLTAVTGFAAPDLSLSVTPAKSATAAAERAVMVVKGDPATKEDGSVVSTEGVKAVSNNLVIYREGVVKGEQGKAVLAYDLEVSNVTKDSGSIRDRVILDANTLKPINRFSMMADDLDRELYTTNYDPDDPAHDGDAPGEVAVSPVWAEGDDPSVMNQDQQNLMDSSAESYWMHFNTWGIDSYDNEGGTRTTLHNRPDACPNASWNGSYTSYCDGVYADDVVAHEWGHAYTEYQTGLIYQWQSGALNEAYSDIWGETVDLLNGREDEGEGNLTTKRPDGLCSTHTRGGVTATINSPAAVAGDCASAAPAAFGPQFTPSGVTADVVVATDASDQAGPSTTDGCSTITNAAALAGKWAYVDRGTCAFALKVKNVLATDATGIVFGNTGPGAVSVSGNYPDIYGVMVSQADGTRIKSAGAVSLTVKEQPRNAFDSYRWLIGEKSPAFGGAIRDMWNPTCYGDPGKVSDAEYYCTSDDNGGVHGNSAVPNHGYALLVDGGTYNGQTVRGLGIDKAANIYFYAQNYMGPTSDFVDHADSLEQACSDLTGEPINELTVTQDAEPGLADEITADDCAQVTKVVAAVELRTDPTVQCQWKPLLDKGPAPTLCGEGTTSRVVFSDNFDSGISAWTDSSEGENHYPWRSTAVYPGRDNVGRVAFGADPDAGDCAANDISSSDAITSPAILVPSGKALRLSFDHYVSTEAGYDGGNVKLSVNGGDFAPIPASAYVFNAPNTTLTNDGTNTNPLAGEPGFSGTNPGRATGSWGNSQVNLEAAGAKVGDTIQIRFDMGRDGCGGVDGWYVDNVSVTVCDDTNTTVTAIHTPEPSEFGTASKIDVTVAATTGTPTGSVDVLKADGTKLGSAALSGGKASVALPADLPVGTHVLTVNYTGNGGFKASSGTVKVTVKDKVTPPSEPKAKSKTDAKIVPAKPKFREDFKVVVKVKAKGEKPKGKVVVKIDGKKVATKKLKKGRLVLMVRKDYAIGKHKLVVTYKGSKDVRKSKEKMTFRVVR encoded by the coding sequence GTGAAGCTCCTCAACAGGGGGCTTGCACTCGCAGTCGTAGGGGCGGGCCTGGCGGCCCTTCCCACGCTCGGGATGCAGGCATCAGCGGCACCCAGTGCCGACGCATCGCTGCTCTCGCAGTTGCGCAACCAGGCCGACAGGTCTGTCACTGTCACCGACCAGGCGGCATCGGGCGAGATCGGCTTCGTCCGGACGAAGGGCGACCTGATGCCCGCTCGCCAGGCCTCTGACGCGACGAGTGCCGGCGCCAAGGCCGACGCCTACGTCGACAAGTACGCCTCTCTCTTCGGTGCCAGGTCCGGCGAGTTGACCCAGACCGGCGTCTCGACGACGCCCTACGGGTGGACCGTCTCCTACCAGCAGTCCTACAAGGGCGTTCCCGTGTGGGCCGGCGAACTGAAGGCCCATGTTGCCGACGACGGCGACCTCACCGCGGTCACGGGCTTCGCAGCACCCGACCTGTCCCTCAGCGTGACACCGGCGAAGTCGGCCACCGCCGCCGCCGAGCGCGCGGTCATGGTCGTCAAGGGCGACCCGGCCACGAAGGAGGACGGCAGCGTCGTCTCCACCGAGGGCGTCAAGGCCGTGTCCAACAACCTCGTGATCTACCGCGAGGGCGTCGTCAAGGGCGAGCAGGGCAAGGCTGTCCTGGCCTACGACCTCGAGGTGTCCAACGTCACCAAGGACAGCGGCTCGATCCGCGACCGGGTCATCCTGGACGCGAACACCCTCAAGCCCATCAACCGCTTCTCGATGATGGCCGACGACCTCGACCGCGAGCTCTACACGACGAACTACGACCCGGACGACCCGGCCCACGACGGGGACGCGCCCGGCGAGGTCGCCGTATCCCCTGTCTGGGCAGAGGGCGACGACCCGTCGGTCATGAACCAGGACCAGCAGAACCTGATGGACTCCTCCGCCGAGTCGTACTGGATGCACTTCAACACGTGGGGCATTGACTCCTACGACAACGAAGGCGGTACCCGGACCACACTGCACAACCGTCCGGACGCCTGCCCGAACGCCTCGTGGAACGGCTCCTACACCAGCTACTGCGACGGCGTCTACGCCGACGACGTCGTGGCGCACGAGTGGGGACACGCCTACACCGAGTACCAGACCGGCCTGATCTACCAGTGGCAGTCAGGTGCCCTCAACGAGGCCTACTCCGACATCTGGGGGGAGACCGTCGACCTGCTCAACGGCCGCGAGGACGAGGGCGAGGGCAACCTGACCACGAAGCGCCCCGACGGGCTGTGCTCCACCCACACGCGTGGGGGCGTGACCGCAACGATCAACTCGCCGGCAGCTGTGGCCGGGGACTGCGCGAGCGCGGCACCTGCTGCATTCGGCCCTCAGTTCACGCCCTCGGGCGTCACTGCGGACGTCGTGGTGGCCACCGACGCATCGGACCAGGCTGGTCCGAGCACCACAGACGGGTGTTCGACCATCACCAACGCAGCGGCTCTGGCGGGCAAGTGGGCCTACGTCGACCGTGGCACCTGCGCGTTCGCGCTCAAGGTCAAGAACGTGCTTGCCACTGACGCAACCGGCATCGTCTTCGGCAACACCGGGCCCGGCGCTGTCTCGGTGTCCGGCAACTACCCGGACATCTACGGCGTGATGGTCAGCCAGGCCGACGGCACCCGCATCAAGTCCGCAGGCGCCGTGTCGCTGACGGTCAAGGAGCAGCCGCGAAACGCGTTCGACTCCTACCGCTGGTTGATCGGTGAGAAGTCTCCGGCCTTCGGCGGCGCGATCCGCGACATGTGGAATCCGACGTGCTACGGCGACCCGGGCAAGGTCTCGGACGCTGAGTACTACTGCACGTCCGACGACAACGGCGGTGTCCACGGCAACTCGGCCGTGCCCAACCACGGCTACGCCCTGCTCGTCGACGGAGGTACCTACAACGGCCAGACGGTTCGCGGACTGGGAATCGACAAGGCTGCGAACATCTACTTCTACGCCCAGAACTACATGGGCCCGACGTCGGACTTCGTGGACCACGCCGACTCTCTCGAGCAGGCCTGCTCGGACCTGACCGGCGAGCCCATCAACGAGCTGACCGTCACCCAGGACGCCGAACCCGGCCTCGCCGACGAGATCACGGCCGACGACTGCGCCCAGGTGACCAAGGTGGTGGCGGCCGTCGAGCTGCGCACCGACCCGACCGTCCAGTGCCAGTGGAAGCCGCTGCTCGATAAGGGCCCCGCGCCGACTCTGTGCGGTGAGGGAACCACGAGCCGGGTCGTCTTCAGCGACAACTTCGACTCCGGTATCTCTGCCTGGACCGATAGCTCCGAGGGTGAGAACCACTACCCGTGGCGCTCCACCGCTGTCTACCCGGGGCGCGACAACGTCGGTCGCGTTGCCTTCGGTGCCGACCCCGACGCCGGTGACTGCGCTGCCAACGACATCTCGAGCAGCGACGCCATCACCAGCCCGGCGATCCTGGTGCCGTCCGGAAAGGCACTGCGTCTCTCGTTCGACCACTACGTCTCCACGGAGGCGGGCTACGACGGTGGCAACGTGAAGCTGAGCGTCAACGGAGGTGACTTCGCCCCGATCCCGGCATCGGCATACGTGTTCAACGCACCGAACACGACGCTGACCAACGACGGGACGAACACCAACCCGCTCGCGGGCGAGCCCGGCTTCAGCGGGACCAACCCGGGCCGAGCGACCGGCTCCTGGGGCAACTCGCAGGTCAACCTCGAGGCGGCCGGCGCCAAGGTCGGCGACACCATCCAGATCCGCTTCGACATGGGCCGTGACGGATGCGGCGGCGTCGACGGATGGTACGTCGACAACGTGTCGGTGACGGTCTGCGACGACACCAACACCACGGTCACGGCGATCCACACCCCCGAGCCGTCCGAGTTCGGTACGGCGTCGAAGATCGACGTCACGGTGGCCGCGACGACAGGTACCCCGACCGGCTCGGTCGACGTGCTCAAGGCCGACGGCACCAAGCTCGGATCGGCTGCCCTGAGCGGCGGCAAGGCATCTGTCGCACTGCCGGCGGACCTGCCTGTCGGGACCCACGTCCTGACGGTCAACTACACAGGCAACGGCGGGTTTAAGGCCTCGTCCGGCACCGTCAAGGTGACGGTGAAGGACAAGGTGACACCGCCGTCCGAGCCGAAGGCGAAGTCGAAGACCGACGCCAAGATCGTCCCGGCCAAGCCGAAGTTCCGCGAGGACTTCAAGGTGGTCGTGAAGGTCAAGGCGAAGGGCGAGAAGCCGAAGGGCAAGGTCGTCGTCAAGATCGACGGCAAGAAGGTCGCGACCAAGAAGCTCAAGAAGGGCCGACTGGTGCTGATGGTGCGCAAGGACTACGCCATCGGCAAGCACAAGCTCGTCGTGACCTACAAGGGCAGCAAGGACGTGAGGAAGAGCAAGGAGAAGATGACGTTCAGGGTCGTTCGCTGA